The following proteins are encoded in a genomic region of Sulfurovum indicum:
- a CDS encoding DEAD/DEAH box helicase — MKFSEFNFHRDIAKGVKIAGFKEPSPIQKMAIPIIEEGKDLVGQAHTGTGKTAAFGLPMMDKLARGEIERALVITPTRELATQVSDELYHLGRFAGIRTLTVYGGVGYGRQIALIHKGVQIVVATPGRLKDLYRKGKIDVFNPEIVVLDEADEMLDMGFLEEIKEIFEYIPQNRQTLLFSATMPEPIKELANHILYNPEFISVIGEEDTTNNVIDQRYYVINENQRDEAIVKLLETEDTNKCIIFCRMKREVDRLTEHLQALGFNTAGLHGDLEQQDREVIIKAYRRGETKVMVATDVAARGIDVKDVTHVFNYHIPFDPQSYVHRIGRTGRAGKSGQAITLVTTEEFRELQRIQKEVGAQMRLATIRGGEGLDAANLEYLADQIRALPVHKDAQKVIDYMGDMDKMLMLEKLVSVLLDQEEQTTGSQIGFDQKRVDEMLESFESEQKVTRNNNRRKKRR, encoded by the coding sequence ATGAAATTTAGTGAATTTAATTTTCACCGTGATATTGCAAAAGGGGTGAAGATCGCAGGGTTTAAAGAGCCAAGCCCTATACAAAAAATGGCAATCCCGATCATAGAAGAGGGAAAGGATCTTGTAGGACAGGCGCATACAGGTACAGGGAAGACAGCAGCATTCGGACTGCCGATGATGGATAAACTTGCACGCGGCGAGATCGAGCGTGCTTTGGTTATTACACCGACACGTGAACTTGCTACCCAGGTTTCTGATGAGCTGTATCATTTGGGCCGTTTTGCAGGGATTCGTACGTTGACAGTTTACGGTGGTGTCGGGTATGGACGGCAGATTGCCCTGATCCACAAAGGAGTACAGATCGTAGTTGCAACTCCGGGAAGACTGAAGGACCTTTACAGGAAAGGGAAGATCGATGTCTTCAATCCGGAGATCGTTGTACTGGATGAAGCTGATGAAATGCTGGATATGGGCTTCCTTGAAGAGATAAAAGAGATCTTCGAGTATATTCCTCAAAACCGTCAGACACTGCTCTTTTCTGCAACAATGCCGGAGCCGATCAAAGAGCTGGCCAACCACATTCTCTACAATCCTGAATTCATTTCAGTAATCGGTGAAGAGGATACGACCAATAATGTGATCGATCAGCGTTACTATGTGATCAATGAGAACCAGCGGGATGAAGCGATCGTGAAGCTGCTTGAAACGGAAGATACCAACAAGTGTATCATTTTCTGTCGTATGAAGCGGGAAGTAGACAGGCTGACCGAACATCTCCAGGCACTTGGCTTCAATACAGCCGGACTGCACGGTGATCTTGAACAGCAGGATCGTGAAGTGATCATCAAAGCCTACAGAAGAGGTGAAACAAAGGTGATGGTCGCAACTGACGTTGCTGCACGCGGTATCGATGTCAAAGATGTCACCCATGTCTTTAACTACCACATACCTTTCGATCCACAGAGTTATGTACACCGTATAGGGCGTACAGGGCGTGCAGGAAAGAGCGGCCAGGCGATCACACTGGTGACGACAGAAGAGTTCCGAGAGCTACAGCGTATTCAGAAAGAGGTAGGTGCCCAGATGCGTCTTGCTACGATCCGGGGAGGAGAAGGGCTTGATGCAGCAAATCTTGAATATCTTGCCGATCAGATCCGTGCACTGCCTGTCCATAAGGATGCACAGAAAGTTATCGACTATATGGGTGATATGGACAAAATGCTGATGTTGGAGAAACTTGTTTCTGTATTGCTGGATCAGGAAGAACAGACTACCGGAAGTCAGATAGGATTTGATCAGAAGAGAGTCGATGAGATGCTTGAAAGCTTTGAAAGCGAACAAAAAGTTACCCGAAATAACAATCGCCGGAAAAAGAGAAGATAA
- a CDS encoding OadG family protein, whose translation MEYSLVGESLKFMLLGMLIVFVFLVLLVQIMKLQAKIINKYFPEKAPEVPTSSPQADTTQEAHHVAAIVAAIAEFRKNKS comes from the coding sequence ATGGAATATAGTTTAGTAGGCGAGAGTCTTAAATTCATGCTTTTGGGAATGCTTATTGTATTTGTCTTCCTTGTTCTGCTTGTTCAGATAATGAAGTTGCAGGCAAAGATCATCAATAAATATTTTCCTGAGAAAGCACCTGAAGTGCCAACTTCTTCTCCTCAAGCCGATACAACGCAGGAAGCACACCATGTTGCTGCCATTGTGGCTGCTATCGCAGAATTTCGTAAAAATAAATCGTAA
- a CDS encoding undecaprenyl-diphosphate phosphatase, which yields MDIFQAVIIGIIEGFTEFLPISSTGHMIVAAKFLGVAETDLTKAYEVIIQFAAIIAVMLIYREKITFKKIDLWMKLLLAFFPLAIVGFIFKDQIKTLFNVQTVAWMFIIGGIIFLIVEYFYKEKETHIQDVEKTTYMQALWIGVAQIFSLIPGTSRAGATIIGGLLAGLDRKASAEFSFLLAIPVMAAVSGYDLLKHYQDFADANWTAFLAGFAVAFAVAYVTIKLFLAFLQRFTFVAFGIYRIVFGIILLMVL from the coding sequence ATGGATATATTTCAAGCGGTAATCATCGGGATTATCGAAGGTTTTACGGAGTTTCTGCCCATCTCCTCAACAGGGCATATGATTGTAGCGGCAAAGTTTCTCGGAGTAGCTGAAACCGATCTGACAAAAGCGTATGAGGTTATTATCCAGTTTGCGGCGATTATAGCGGTCATGCTTATTTACAGAGAGAAGATCACATTTAAAAAGATCGACCTCTGGATGAAGCTTCTGCTTGCTTTTTTCCCTCTTGCCATTGTCGGTTTTATTTTTAAAGATCAGATAAAAACCCTTTTCAATGTTCAGACAGTAGCATGGATGTTCATCATAGGAGGTATTATATTTCTTATTGTGGAGTATTTCTACAAAGAGAAGGAGACTCATATCCAGGATGTAGAGAAAACAACCTATATGCAGGCACTCTGGATAGGTGTTGCGCAGATATTCTCTCTTATCCCCGGTACAAGCAGAGCAGGAGCAACAATTATAGGCGGATTGCTGGCCGGGCTGGACAGAAAAGCTTCGGCAGAGTTCAGTTTTCTGTTGGCGATCCCTGTAATGGCAGCGGTCAGCGGCTATGATCTGCTTAAGCATTATCAGGATTTTGCCGATGCAAACTGGACCGCTTTTCTTGCAGGATTTGCGGTTGCTTTTGCTGTAGCTTATGTGACGATAAAACTCTTTTTGGCATTTTTGCAGCGTTTTACCTTTGTGGCATTTGGTATATACCGGATCGTATTCGGGATAATCCTGTTGATGGTATTGTAA
- a CDS encoding biotin/lipoyl-containing protein, giving the protein MAKKYIDVMDTTFRDGFQSVFGGRVLMDDFFPAVEAAKQAGITHFEFGGGARFQSLFFYLQENAFEMMDGFREIVGPDANLQVLSRGINTVMLDTGSREMIELFAKMFAKHGTTTVRNFDALNDVNNLMYSGEMIKKHGMNHEVVVTIMDLPPGCKGAHDVSFYEKTLRNILDSGITFDSVCFKDASGTANPHKVYETIAMARKLLGDSVHLRLHTHETAGVSVASYLAALEAGANGIDMAASPVSGGTSQPDILTMLHATKGTNYNLGDLKLDKILKYEERLKECLSEYMIPPEATQVSPLIPFSPMPGGALTANTQMMRDNGDLEKFDEVIKAMKEVVERGGYGTSVTPVSQFYWQQAYANVMFGPWKQIAPGYGRMVLGYFGKTPVEPDREIVELASQKLKLDPTTENPLDIADRDETKSIAHWTKVLEEEGLEATEENIFIAAACDQKGIAFLKGEGPLMIRKGKENNSGEGNMAGNYTVVVDGKQYSVQVAEGSGDVQITPAAAPAAAPAAAPAATPAAGGAGSVEIHSQTPGNVWKILKNPGDAVAEGDVIMILEAMKMEIDIAAPQAGTVKSINVNVNDAVADGQLLATME; this is encoded by the coding sequence ATGGCTAAAAAATATATTGATGTAATGGATACGACCTTCAGGGACGGGTTTCAGTCTGTCTTTGGCGGCCGTGTTCTGATGGATGACTTTTTCCCTGCTGTGGAAGCAGCGAAACAGGCGGGTATTACCCATTTCGAGTTTGGAGGCGGCGCACGCTTCCAGTCACTTTTCTTCTATCTTCAGGAGAATGCCTTTGAAATGATGGACGGTTTCAGAGAGATCGTCGGACCTGATGCGAACCTTCAGGTACTTTCCCGTGGTATCAATACAGTAATGCTTGACACGGGAAGCCGTGAAATGATCGAACTTTTTGCAAAAATGTTTGCAAAGCACGGAACAACAACGGTAAGAAACTTTGATGCACTCAATGATGTAAACAATCTGATGTATTCGGGAGAGATGATCAAAAAGCACGGTATGAACCATGAAGTCGTTGTAACCATTATGGATCTTCCTCCGGGATGCAAGGGGGCACACGATGTCTCTTTCTATGAGAAGACACTCAGAAATATTCTTGACAGCGGTATTACATTTGATTCTGTCTGTTTTAAAGATGCATCCGGAACGGCAAACCCGCATAAAGTCTATGAGACGATCGCTATGGCCAGAAAGCTTCTTGGCGACAGTGTACATCTCAGACTCCATACCCATGAGACAGCAGGTGTTTCCGTAGCATCATATCTGGCAGCACTGGAAGCAGGGGCAAACGGTATCGATATGGCTGCATCACCGGTAAGTGGAGGAACTTCACAGCCTGATATTCTTACCATGTTACATGCAACAAAGGGAACGAACTATAATCTTGGAGACCTGAAGCTTGATAAAATACTCAAGTATGAAGAGAGACTCAAAGAGTGCCTTTCTGAGTATATGATACCGCCTGAAGCGACACAGGTTTCACCTCTTATCCCATTCTCTCCAATGCCTGGAGGGGCACTTACTGCGAATACACAGATGATGAGAGATAATGGTGATCTTGAGAAGTTCGATGAAGTGATCAAGGCGATGAAAGAGGTTGTTGAACGAGGCGGTTACGGAACATCAGTTACACCAGTCAGTCAATTCTACTGGCAGCAGGCATATGCGAATGTGATGTTCGGCCCATGGAAACAGATAGCTCCGGGTTATGGCCGTATGGTACTCGGCTACTTCGGCAAAACACCTGTAGAACCTGACCGTGAGATCGTTGAACTGGCAAGTCAGAAACTTAAACTTGATCCGACAACCGAGAACCCTCTTGATATTGCAGACAGAGATGAAACAAAGTCTATTGCACACTGGACCAAAGTACTTGAAGAAGAGGGTCTGGAGGCAACAGAAGAGAATATCTTCATTGCAGCAGCATGTGATCAGAAAGGTATTGCGTTCTTGAAGGGTGAAGGCCCTCTCATGATAAGAAAAGGTAAAGAAAATAATAGTGGAGAAGGAAATATGGCAGGAAATTATACAGTAGTAGTAGATGGTAAACAGTACAGTGTTCAGGTAGCAGAGGGAAGCGGTGATGTTCAGATCACTCCTGCAGCAGCACCGGCGGCAGCTCCCGCAGCAGCACCGGCAGCGACTCCTGCAGCAGGTGGAGCAGGAAGTGTAGAGATCCACTCTCAGACTCCTGGTAATGTATGGAAGATCCTTAAAAATCCGGGTGATGCTGTGGCAGAGGGTGATGTGATCATGATCCTTGAAGCAATGAAAATGGAGATAGATATTGCTGCACCTCAGGCAGGTACGGTTAAGTCGATCAATGTGAACGTTAACGATGCGGTCGCTGACGGACAACTTCTCGCAACAATGGAGTAA
- a CDS encoding ABC transporter ATP-binding protein, protein MKEQCTVRSILKELLQYRKELILGNIVAISATLLVVIIPLFIPIIVDELLLGKDHHFISWISEHIWQSDTKGYVLGVLAFILFLRLLSTALSILQTKIFVSISKNITYKMRQSLLWHLRHVSLKEYEMMRVGAVTSKLVTDVETIDGFVSTTISKLIVSALILVFSSVVLLWIHWQLALFILLTNPIVVLFTVKLSRNIGKLKKEENKAVELFQSSLNETLELFHQIRAANKEAYFFKQSEEKAAELKEHSTNYGYKSDAAMKLSYLVFLAGYEVFRAVSILAVAYSDLSVGLMLAIFSYLWVMVSPTQDIINFQYVLATAKAACKRINMLFEMEKEPLVKEEVNPFAAEEVIDIDVRGLTFGYREDNYILENINMHIGAGSKVAIVGASGSGKTTLANILVGFYPLKEGEIFYGGVSNRRLQLSTIRENIYLILQHPKLFNDTMLFNLTLGNSYTMEAIQKALHIAQLDDVIARLDKGLETLVGKDGIKLSGGQRQRVAIARMVLSDPKVVIFDESTSALDVHTEAKLFEALHDFLQTKTVITIAHRLSTIKSAELIYVLGEGRLVDSGTPQELLAKDESYFSSMI, encoded by the coding sequence ATGAAAGAGCAGTGTACCGTACGCAGCATTCTCAAGGAGCTGCTACAATATAGAAAAGAACTCATACTAGGTAATATTGTCGCCATCTCCGCTACACTTCTGGTAGTGATCATCCCTCTTTTTATCCCTATTATTGTTGATGAACTGCTGTTGGGGAAAGACCACCATTTTATCTCCTGGATATCAGAACATATCTGGCAGAGTGATACCAAAGGGTATGTATTGGGTGTATTGGCATTTATTCTGTTTCTTCGGCTTCTGAGCACTGCGCTCTCAATTCTGCAGACAAAAATATTTGTCTCTATATCAAAAAATATCACATATAAAATGCGTCAATCCCTCTTGTGGCATCTCAGGCATGTTTCACTCAAAGAGTATGAAATGATGCGGGTAGGAGCGGTCACTTCCAAGCTGGTAACGGATGTAGAGACCATAGACGGTTTCGTAAGTACAACTATCTCCAAACTCATTGTCTCAGCACTTATTCTTGTTTTCTCGTCAGTGGTACTGCTGTGGATACATTGGCAGCTTGCCCTTTTCATATTGCTTACCAACCCCATTGTGGTACTTTTTACAGTGAAGCTTTCACGTAACATTGGCAAACTTAAAAAAGAAGAGAACAAGGCTGTTGAACTCTTTCAGTCAAGCCTGAATGAAACCCTGGAGCTTTTTCATCAGATACGGGCAGCTAATAAAGAAGCCTATTTTTTTAAACAGAGTGAAGAAAAAGCGGCAGAACTCAAAGAACATTCAACGAACTACGGCTATAAAAGCGATGCTGCGATGAAGCTTTCGTATCTTGTTTTTTTGGCAGGCTATGAGGTTTTCAGAGCAGTGAGTATCCTGGCTGTTGCCTACAGTGATCTGAGTGTAGGGCTCATGCTTGCGATATTCTCCTACCTTTGGGTCATGGTCTCACCTACGCAGGATATTATCAACTTCCAGTATGTCCTTGCCACAGCAAAAGCTGCCTGTAAACGGATCAACATGCTCTTTGAGATGGAGAAGGAACCTCTGGTGAAAGAGGAGGTGAATCCTTTTGCAGCGGAAGAGGTGATTGATATTGATGTTCGTGGTCTTACATTCGGCTACCGGGAAGATAATTATATATTAGAAAATATCAATATGCATATCGGAGCCGGATCAAAAGTGGCAATTGTCGGTGCCAGTGGAAGCGGAAAGACGACATTGGCAAACATTCTTGTAGGTTTCTATCCTCTTAAAGAGGGAGAGATCTTCTATGGCGGTGTATCAAACCGCAGGTTACAACTTTCGACAATTCGTGAAAATATTTATCTTATCTTGCAACACCCTAAACTCTTTAATGATACAATGCTGTTCAATCTTACCTTAGGCAACAGCTACACTATGGAAGCGATTCAAAAAGCACTTCATATTGCGCAGTTGGATGATGTCATAGCGAGATTGGACAAAGGGCTTGAAACCCTGGTTGGGAAAGATGGCATTAAGCTTAGCGGCGGTCAGCGTCAGAGAGTTGCCATTGCCAGAATGGTCCTGAGTGACCCCAAAGTAGTGATTTTCGATGAGTCAACATCGGCACTTGACGTGCATACCGAAGCGAAACTCTTTGAAGCACTGCATGATTTTCTTCAGACCAAGACGGTCATTACTATCGCACATAGGCTCAGTACTATCAAAAGTGCAGAGCTTATCTATGTGCTAGGAGAGGGGCGGCTGGTAGACAGCGGGACACCACAGGAACTCCTTGCCAAAGATGAGAGCTATTTTAGTTCGATGATATAA
- a CDS encoding TonB-dependent receptor — translation MNKQTITLSVVVLCATALFAEETTLAPITVQSSTIVDIAEDMKTEPSTVNTINEEEITKINPKNINNLLQTIPGITADVRNSAVEIHIRGISQQEFMWEDTGVAIVIDGVPVLQNGGKIKFNIDEIESIKVIKGGASYLYGNNALAGAVIITTKKAKNKTSGWISVEGGSYGYKNAETNLKYATDKYAASLNLNFLDDDSYWDQEGENWNKSVNGKLQYYIDETSDVTLGINYTDRFEAGGGSVTGVTNAELYPKGIEGDWSYIRDYYSTLQKYFLRYEKEFSNGGQFMANAYYYKDEYDYKSSPQDIDGDTIDDFYLNDNNDNIEQYGVKTEYRASLENLAYMVGLDTGQRIFDKYRVQLEDTYRGKQGDYTDSTNTEDRLAVYGEGKYAITSAWTAIANLRIDYDKYNYTSLSYSAADGVITADNDTSFTNCSYRLGTTYDFMTRHTLFANVSTGFRNPTVSQIYAGDFDPQDYVNNPNLDPETTINYEIGLRGTLLESIYYEASLFLTDTKDIIAKNGGTYYSSNADIMFDNVGDARNRGVELSLKSDRRKALSFSLAYTYLDAYYTSHTPFTVSLGNPYVRSVDPAADDVTYDINGNQLPRVPHHKLDLFVHYKIRSNLELSAEFYAQSEYYADETNLVTMPGYGKMNLFANYSPTENLEIFAKMENVFDKQYYRTVYLFSDSNYDGVLDAEDASITVDPGRLFYLGLRYRF, via the coding sequence ATGAACAAACAGACAATAACACTATCCGTTGTGGTTCTCTGTGCAACAGCACTTTTTGCAGAAGAAACAACACTGGCACCTATTACGGTACAGTCATCCACTATTGTCGACATAGCAGAGGATATGAAAACAGAGCCTTCGACCGTCAATACCATCAATGAAGAGGAGATCACCAAGATCAATCCAAAGAACATCAACAATCTGCTCCAAACCATTCCCGGTATTACAGCAGATGTACGTAACAGCGCGGTCGAGATACATATCCGCGGTATCTCACAGCAGGAGTTTATGTGGGAAGATACCGGTGTAGCCATCGTCATCGATGGTGTTCCGGTACTCCAAAACGGCGGAAAGATCAAGTTCAACATTGATGAAATAGAGTCGATCAAAGTGATCAAAGGCGGAGCCAGCTACCTCTACGGAAACAATGCTTTAGCCGGTGCTGTAATCATCACAACCAAAAAAGCGAAGAACAAGACCAGTGGCTGGATCAGTGTCGAGGGAGGAAGTTACGGATATAAGAATGCCGAAACCAACCTGAAGTATGCTACGGACAAATATGCAGCCAGCCTCAACCTCAACTTCCTGGATGATGACAGCTACTGGGATCAAGAGGGAGAGAACTGGAATAAGTCTGTCAACGGAAAGCTTCAGTATTATATCGACGAAACAAGCGATGTCACGCTTGGGATCAACTATACAGACAGATTTGAAGCTGGTGGAGGAAGTGTAACAGGTGTTACCAACGCCGAACTCTACCCCAAAGGTATCGAAGGAGACTGGTCCTACATCCGTGACTACTACTCTACTCTCCAAAAGTATTTTTTACGTTATGAGAAAGAGTTCTCAAACGGCGGGCAGTTCATGGCTAATGCCTATTACTACAAAGATGAGTATGACTACAAAAGTTCCCCACAGGATATAGACGGCGATACTATTGATGATTTCTATCTCAATGACAACAATGACAATATCGAACAGTATGGTGTCAAGACAGAATACCGTGCCTCTCTTGAGAACCTAGCTTATATGGTCGGTCTGGATACGGGTCAACGCATCTTTGACAAATACAGAGTTCAGCTTGAAGATACATATAGAGGAAAACAGGGTGACTATACTGACAGTACGAATACAGAAGATCGTCTGGCAGTTTACGGAGAAGGAAAATATGCGATCACTTCTGCATGGACAGCAATCGCAAACCTGCGTATAGACTATGACAAATATAACTACACGTCACTCTCCTACAGTGCTGCGGACGGTGTTATTACAGCAGATAACGATACTTCCTTTACAAACTGCAGCTATCGTCTGGGAACTACCTATGACTTTATGACCCGCCATACACTTTTTGCCAATGTCTCTACAGGTTTCAGAAATCCGACTGTTTCCCAAATATATGCAGGTGACTTTGACCCTCAGGATTACGTCAATAATCCAAATCTTGATCCGGAAACAACTATCAACTACGAGATCGGGTTGAGAGGAACCCTGCTTGAGTCCATCTATTATGAAGCAAGCCTCTTCCTGACCGATACGAAAGATATCATTGCCAAAAACGGAGGAACCTACTACAGCAGCAATGCAGATATTATGTTTGACAATGTAGGTGATGCACGAAACAGAGGAGTGGAACTCAGCCTGAAAAGTGACAGAAGAAAAGCACTCTCCTTCAGCCTGGCTTACACCTATCTTGATGCCTACTATACATCGCATACTCCTTTTACAGTCTCATTAGGTAATCCTTACGTAAGAAGTGTAGACCCTGCAGCAGATGATGTGACCTATGACATCAACGGAAACCAGCTTCCAAGAGTACCACACCATAAACTGGATCTCTTCGTTCACTATAAGATACGCTCCAACCTGGAGCTAAGTGCGGAATTCTATGCCCAGTCCGAATACTATGCCGATGAGACCAACCTTGTTACGATGCCTGGTTACGGAAAGATGAACCTGTTTGCAAACTATTCGCCGACAGAGAACCTTGAGATCTTTGCAAAAATGGAAAATGTGTTCGACAAACAGTACTACCGTACCGTTTACCTCTTTAGCGATAGTAATTATGACGGTGTACTCGATGCGGAAGATGCATCTATTACCGTCGATCCGGGACGTCTCTTCTATCTTGGTTTGAGATACAGGTTCTAA
- a CDS encoding sodium ion-translocating decarboxylase subunit beta: MKLKHLLLSVLFAFAFLTNAATASEHENSAAAKTTQEERKAHEAQTYEPKSVTQLIVSFFHTTGLDAIINPKEGLKNGQGVEMSTFAQSWGRVIMFLVVFILFYLAIAKGFEPLLLLPIAFGGLLANIPIANMTGPHGMLGIIYNMGIANEFFPLLIFMGVGAMTDFGPLLANPKTALLGGAAQFGIFGSLVGAAALSQYTGMVDFTLKQSAAISIIGGADGPTSIFIASALAPELLGAIAVAAYSYMALVPVIQPPIMKALTTEEERKIVMTTSRKVNKLEKLIFPLVVIMMIALILPDAAPLMGAFAFGNFAKESGVVDRLSNEMQNSLINIVTIFLGFGVGMTLQADKFLVAETLGIMVIGLLAFAAGTAAGVIMAKIMNKFSKEPINPLIGAAGVSAVPMAARVASKVGSEAKPGNILLMHAMGPNVAGVIGSAVAAGVLLSIFK, encoded by the coding sequence ATGAAGCTCAAACATCTTTTACTCTCCGTTCTTTTTGCATTTGCCTTTTTGACAAATGCAGCGACAGCGAGTGAACATGAAAATAGTGCGGCGGCCAAGACAACACAGGAAGAGCGAAAAGCTCATGAAGCGCAAACATATGAACCAAAGAGCGTCACACAGCTGATCGTCAGTTTTTTCCATACTACAGGATTGGATGCGATCATCAATCCCAAAGAGGGGCTGAAAAACGGTCAGGGTGTTGAAATGTCAACGTTCGCACAGAGCTGGGGACGTGTGATCATGTTCCTGGTCGTATTTATTCTTTTCTATCTTGCGATTGCAAAAGGATTTGAACCATTACTGCTTCTGCCTATTGCTTTTGGCGGATTGCTGGCAAATATTCCTATTGCAAACATGACCGGCCCTCACGGAATGCTCGGGATCATCTACAATATGGGTATTGCCAATGAATTTTTCCCTCTGCTGATCTTTATGGGTGTCGGAGCAATGACAGACTTCGGTCCGCTTCTTGCCAATCCCAAAACTGCCTTGCTGGGCGGTGCGGCACAGTTCGGAATTTTCGGTTCACTGGTAGGTGCAGCTGCGCTTTCACAGTATACAGGCATGGTAGACTTTACTCTTAAGCAGTCGGCAGCGATCTCTATTATCGGCGGTGCTGACGGCCCGACATCGATCTTTATTGCTTCTGCGCTTGCACCGGAGCTTTTGGGTGCTATTGCAGTTGCGGCTTACTCCTATATGGCACTGGTACCGGTCATTCAGCCTCCGATCATGAAGGCACTGACTACAGAAGAAGAGCGTAAGATCGTGATGACGACAAGCAGAAAGGTCAATAAGCTTGAGAAGCTGATTTTCCCGTTGGTGGTTATTATGATGATCGCTCTGATCCTTCCGGATGCAGCACCGCTTATGGGTGCCTTTGCTTTCGGTAACTTTGCCAAAGAGTCAGGTGTAGTTGACAGACTTTCCAATGAAATGCAGAATTCTCTTATCAACATTGTTACCATTTTCCTTGGTTTCGGTGTAGGGATGACGCTTCAGGCAGACAAGTTCCTTGTAGCTGAAACACTGGGGATCATGGTTATCGGTCTTCTTGCTTTTGCAGCAGGTACGGCAGCCGGTGTGATCATGGCAAAAATCATGAACAAGTTCTCCAAAGAGCCTATCAACCCGCTGATAGGTGCTGCAGGTGTTTCTGCGGTACCGATGGCGGCAAGGGTTGCAAGCAAAGTAGGTTCCGAGGCAAAACCGGGTAACATTCTTCTCATGCATGCAATGGGCCCAAATGTGGCCGGGGTTATCGGTTCGGCAGTTGCAGCAGGTGTATTATTGTCGATTTTTAAATAA
- a CDS encoding 4Fe-4S binding protein, which yields MVTEHHRAVNDLFRYRLFRFIFTNKQFVFAVRITVAALFFYAIYLGFSEPGKKNTFTHALFWGLFWPFFIVTTLPLFGRIFCGICPHGFLGKYITKIGLKHKMPKWLQNRFIGVALLVFGWWGVYYMFPSLYRTPYGSAMLFAIMTLVAFVFYFLFREMSYCTYICPIGTALRGYGKLSATWFGSYDTACSDCKTFDCAKSCPYGLSPFNFKKKKSMSDCTLCMDCTDSCAALKFKVLKPGYAIYQKFKVIKAEVWVFILILAAIPISMAFHHGLGRSNVADEMLWAKTATFAKQYIDFGSIDAVGLFAFVYAVIFSVFFAVLGMFLASVIMKQKFSTVFYTLGYAFAPLFLLASMAHAWEFFLTGNSARIIEGFAWGFGMQVDVEPFVKHGNKWLEVLHLFRWIAVVWALYILYHRMQFINAAKVRKVLAYPFAALLIFFFIAVNIYREYILDTYGRKPHHSHSIQHKVKAEDLQPATKHQFHTRSGG from the coding sequence ATGGTAACAGAACATCATAGAGCCGTTAACGATTTATTTCGTTACCGTCTCTTTCGTTTCATTTTTACGAATAAACAGTTCGTATTTGCTGTACGTATTACGGTGGCAGCACTCTTTTTTTATGCCATCTACCTCGGCTTCAGTGAACCCGGAAAGAAGAACACGTTTACACATGCACTCTTTTGGGGATTATTCTGGCCTTTTTTCATCGTAACAACCCTGCCGCTGTTTGGAAGGATCTTCTGCGGTATCTGTCCTCACGGTTTCCTAGGAAAATACATTACAAAGATCGGTCTGAAACATAAAATGCCAAAATGGCTGCAGAACCGCTTCATCGGTGTAGCACTTTTGGTTTTTGGATGGTGGGGTGTCTACTATATGTTCCCTTCTCTCTACCGTACACCTTACGGTTCGGCAATGCTCTTTGCCATCATGACACTCGTTGCCTTTGTTTTCTACTTTCTTTTCAGAGAGATGTCCTACTGTACCTACATCTGTCCTATCGGTACCGCACTGCGCGGATACGGCAAACTCTCTGCAACATGGTTCGGTTCTTACGATACTGCCTGTAGTGACTGTAAGACATTCGACTGTGCGAAAAGCTGTCCTTACGGATTGAGCCCTTTCAATTTCAAAAAAAAGAAAAGCATGTCAGACTGTACACTCTGTATGGATTGTACGGACAGTTGTGCCGCTCTCAAATTCAAAGTGCTTAAACCCGGTTATGCCATCTACCAGAAATTCAAGGTCATCAAAGCAGAAGTATGGGTCTTTATCCTGATCCTTGCCGCTATTCCTATAAGCATGGCATTTCACCATGGTCTGGGACGAAGTAATGTGGCAGATGAGATGCTCTGGGCAAAAACAGCAACCTTTGCCAAGCAGTACATCGATTTTGGCAGTATCGATGCTGTAGGTCTTTTTGCGTTTGTCTATGCTGTCATCTTTTCTGTTTTCTTTGCCGTTTTGGGGATGTTCCTTGCATCTGTCATCATGAAACAGAAGTTCAGCACAGTCTTTTACACCTTAGGGTACGCTTTCGCACCGTTATTCCTACTGGCATCCATGGCACATGCGTGGGAGTTCTTTCTCACAGGTAATAGTGCCCGTATCATCGAAGGATTTGCATGGGGTTTCGGTATGCAGGTCGATGTAGAACCGTTTGTAAAACATGGGAATAAATGGCTTGAGGTATTGCACCTCTTTAGATGGATCGCCGTAGTCTGGGCACTTTATATTTTGTATCATCGTATGCAATTTATCAATGCTGCCAAGGTTAGAAAAGTGCTTGCATATCCGTTCGCCGCACTGCTTATCTTCTTCTTTATCGCGGTTAATATCTATCGGGAATACATTCTGGATACCTACGGAAGAAAACCGCATCACTCACACAGTATACAACACAAGGTGAAGGCTGAAGACCTTCAACCCGCTACAAAACATCAATTTCATACCCGTTCAGGAGGGTAA